One part of the Candidatus Hydrogenedentota bacterium genome encodes these proteins:
- a CDS encoding tetratricopeptide repeat protein — MNEPTDQNPSPLDPELLRELEAAEAGSGSSLLDDAPLLPAYHVDDDTPLAPVDPDFGVLPAGSQGSAPSDFLGGDDQAEEPAGASSSDEGMMDAGGVAAPMPTEVLDRLLAPDQEGGALEAERAGLDTPPAGRAPADPEAGRLADMDADAERAPSASSPPAPADAAAPPVAPALETEALSPAREAGAGEDTLSQEELESLLAAATGKGALPESAGAPPESVSALDLEQLLDSAVSSLAPGAGDAGPEAEPEDDLDSYLDSVLPADSAASTGAEDILDQSSIDSLLSASGGDESLAPEGVDGPMGGPFGGEAGESALEASGFDADAGLPGDASPPDVADDLGAGVEISQDMIDALIASAQAEAPVEGGSGSESAIGSENLAAAATASSPDADLLSPSDLDRLIEESRRPDWKRPASEGAAPEMPAPEASAGAVPPETVLDGAAVAARTRRFRKPGVIIPFVRRHPLRLAASLLAGLIAAAGTGAFLWSHREFVPRGPGPSAIQALEVVIERAREEMARGDFAAAIEELEGPLSRALPSALRADGQYLLLEARYRGFRGAYGTPPFDTMVAQIEAVVEQLPNHARAPEALAWEARLYTPELPYKALDIYRRIIQEYSTGPGMDGILRDAARLALENNQTLDAAIFARDLLRRFPGSPHAGDAMLTIADTNVRAGNMADARATYVRMAESEPNSRLGAQAYLRLARLAFEAGQYGQAILHLTRRLETTTTTEGNDEVYLLLAQAYRASGQLNEARDTLADLLNLFEPGPVTPRAYVEYTQVLEALGDRERALRTARRAALEYPNAPEVLRNQGEFEGLTGNALPAAIAFVAADRAGAGDPNLLLAAARYYRTANMPREAAAAYGRLKTYYGGSPASIQGGIEAAELRYAEGAVEGAIADLKSLQAATRGTEHHLPAVQSLLGIYQELGLSDHITALAGEVAQLSEEPEVVARAALDLMRAGELERAQAAISRIDLARLKERTAFDLLMREGEALLAVAPQRGLEKMEAAFFNYPAARTREADQKLLDTYLRTGRAAAARRMVMDLKAGVEQRPADAPYLIDAAIAWGDYLYDREDYRTAVFAYALAEEAGVDRGERVSGMRSTPEWARYQRANALLRLADYAGCLPLYEAIAASDSPWAGEAAVKATAARLEQRQRGVSVAAG, encoded by the coding sequence ATGAACGAACCAACCGATCAGAACCCGTCTCCGCTCGATCCGGAATTGCTGCGGGAGTTGGAAGCCGCCGAGGCGGGAAGCGGCTCGTCGCTATTGGACGATGCGCCGCTGCTACCGGCTTACCACGTCGATGATGATACGCCCCTGGCTCCGGTTGACCCGGATTTCGGGGTCCTTCCAGCCGGTTCCCAGGGTTCAGCGCCATCGGATTTTCTCGGTGGCGACGATCAGGCGGAAGAGCCGGCCGGGGCGTCGAGTTCCGACGAGGGGATGATGGACGCAGGGGGCGTCGCTGCTCCAATGCCGACCGAAGTCCTGGATCGCTTGCTGGCGCCCGATCAAGAGGGCGGGGCATTGGAGGCGGAGCGTGCCGGCCTCGATACGCCCCCCGCCGGGCGTGCGCCCGCGGATCCGGAGGCCGGTAGGCTGGCGGACATGGATGCGGATGCGGAGCGCGCCCCGTCCGCGTCGTCTCCGCCGGCGCCCGCGGATGCCGCCGCGCCGCCGGTTGCGCCCGCACTTGAAACCGAAGCGCTTTCCCCGGCGAGGGAAGCCGGGGCCGGCGAGGATACGCTATCTCAAGAAGAACTCGAATCGCTGCTGGCCGCCGCCACGGGTAAGGGCGCGCTGCCCGAAAGCGCCGGGGCGCCGCCGGAATCCGTATCGGCCTTGGACCTCGAACAATTGCTCGACAGCGCGGTGTCCAGTCTGGCGCCGGGCGCGGGCGACGCCGGGCCGGAGGCGGAGCCCGAGGACGATCTGGACAGCTATCTGGATTCGGTGTTGCCGGCGGACAGCGCCGCCTCGACCGGGGCCGAGGACATTCTCGATCAGTCCAGCATCGACTCATTGCTGTCGGCTTCCGGCGGGGATGAATCCCTTGCGCCGGAGGGGGTAGACGGCCCGATGGGCGGCCCGTTTGGCGGCGAGGCCGGCGAGAGCGCGCTGGAGGCGTCCGGGTTTGACGCGGATGCTGGATTGCCGGGGGATGCGTCCCCGCCGGACGTTGCGGACGATCTCGGTGCGGGGGTCGAAATATCTCAGGACATGATCGACGCGCTGATCGCAAGCGCGCAGGCCGAAGCGCCAGTGGAAGGGGGGAGCGGATCCGAGAGCGCCATCGGCTCCGAGAATCTTGCCGCGGCCGCGACGGCGTCTAGCCCGGACGCGGATCTGCTGTCGCCCAGCGATCTGGACCGGCTGATTGAAGAGTCCCGGCGCCCGGACTGGAAGCGGCCGGCTTCCGAGGGCGCGGCGCCGGAGATGCCCGCGCCGGAGGCTTCCGCTGGCGCTGTTCCGCCGGAAACGGTTCTGGACGGCGCGGCCGTTGCGGCCCGCACGCGGCGCTTCCGGAAGCCCGGCGTGATTATTCCGTTTGTCCGGCGTCACCCGTTGCGCCTGGCGGCCAGCCTGCTCGCGGGCCTCATCGCGGCGGCGGGGACGGGCGCGTTTCTCTGGTCCCACCGCGAGTTTGTGCCGCGCGGTCCGGGCCCGTCGGCCATTCAAGCGCTGGAAGTGGTCATCGAGCGCGCGCGGGAAGAGATGGCGCGGGGTGATTTCGCGGCCGCGATCGAGGAGCTTGAGGGGCCGCTGTCGCGGGCGCTTCCCAGCGCGCTGCGCGCGGACGGGCAGTACCTGCTGCTCGAAGCGCGATACCGCGGCTTTCGCGGCGCGTATGGCACGCCGCCGTTCGACACCATGGTCGCCCAGATCGAGGCGGTGGTCGAGCAACTTCCCAACCATGCGCGCGCGCCCGAGGCCCTGGCCTGGGAGGCCCGCCTGTACACGCCCGAGCTGCCGTACAAGGCCCTCGACATCTACCGGCGGATTATTCAGGAATACAGCACGGGTCCGGGGATGGACGGCATCCTGCGCGACGCCGCACGGCTGGCGCTGGAGAACAATCAGACGCTCGACGCGGCGATATTCGCGCGGGATCTGCTGCGGCGCTTTCCCGGGTCGCCCCACGCGGGGGACGCGATGCTGACCATTGCCGACACGAATGTTCGTGCGGGCAACATGGCGGACGCGCGGGCGACCTATGTGCGCATGGCGGAGTCGGAACCGAACTCTCGGCTGGGGGCCCAGGCGTATCTCCGCCTGGCGCGGCTCGCGTTCGAAGCGGGGCAATACGGCCAGGCGATCTTGCACCTGACGCGGCGCCTGGAGACGACGACGACGACCGAGGGCAACGACGAGGTGTACCTCCTGCTGGCGCAGGCCTACCGGGCGTCGGGCCAGTTGAATGAGGCCCGCGATACGCTGGCGGACTTGCTGAACCTCTTTGAGCCGGGCCCGGTCACGCCGCGCGCGTACGTGGAGTACACGCAGGTTCTCGAGGCGCTTGGAGATCGGGAGCGCGCCCTGCGCACGGCGCGCCGCGCGGCGCTGGAGTACCCGAATGCTCCGGAGGTGCTGCGCAACCAGGGCGAGTTCGAGGGGCTGACGGGCAACGCGCTGCCAGCCGCAATTGCGTTTGTTGCGGCGGATCGGGCGGGGGCCGGCGACCCGAACCTGCTGCTTGCGGCGGCCCGCTACTACCGCACGGCCAATATGCCCCGCGAGGCGGCGGCGGCCTACGGCCGCCTGAAGACGTACTACGGCGGATCGCCGGCTTCCATTCAGGGCGGGATCGAAGCGGCCGAGTTGCGTTACGCCGAGGGGGCGGTGGAAGGGGCCATCGCGGACTTGAAATCGCTGCAGGCGGCGACCCGCGGCACCGAACACCACCTGCCGGCGGTGCAGTCGCTGCTGGGGATTTACCAGGAGCTCGGGCTTTCGGATCATATAACCGCGCTTGCGGGCGAGGTCGCGCAATTGTCGGAGGAACCCGAGGTGGTCGCGCGGGCCGCGCTGGATCTCATGAGGGCGGGCGAACTGGAGCGCGCGCAGGCCGCGATTTCGCGGATCGACCTGGCCCGCCTCAAGGAGCGAACCGCCTTTGACCTGCTCATGCGCGAGGGCGAGGCCCTGCTTGCGGTCGCCCCGCAACGCGGGCTCGAAAAGATGGAAGCCGCCTTCTTCAATTACCCCGCCGCCCGGACGCGCGAGGCCGACCAGAAACTGCTCGACACCTACCTGCGGACGGGCCGGGCGGCAGCCGCGCGGCGCATGGTGATGGATCTGAAGGCCGGGGTCGAACAGCGCCCCGCCGATGCGCCGTATCTCATCGACGCCGCGATTGCGTGGGGGGACTATCTGTACGACCGGGAAGACTACCGGACCGCGGTGTTCGCGTATGCCCTGGCGGAGGAAGCGGGTGTTGATCGCGGCGAGCGGGTCTCGGGCATGCGGTCCACGCCGGAATGGGCGCGCTACCAGCGGGCCAATGCGCTGCTTCGCCTGGCCGATTACGCCGGTTGCCTGCCCCTGTACGAGGCGATTGCGGCGTCCGATTCGCCCTGGGCCGGTGAGGCGGCGGTCAAGGCGACCGCGGCGCGCCTCGAACAGCGCCAGCGGGGCGTCTCCGTGGCGGCGGGCTAG
- a CDS encoding PAS domain S-box protein, with protein MKPPQTDVEALAQALDLFTRTTASMEEAYRHLQQRVTNLDQELATKNLQLALTTDYLSNLLESITDGVIAVDMAEHITRYNRAARVVLGFEADEVVGRPFREVFGRSFHAPSMPGAMELISRSGRRVPVSEKDSVIADRDGHRLGYVKTFQDLSELSALREQVRQIDRLAAIGEMAATVAHEIRNPLGGIRGFASFLAQDTPEDDPRHRLVQKILAGVGSLEKVVSGLLEYTRPVELKLAPASCAAIAHAAMRYMEYDPARITIFTEVDPDLRVLADADRIRQVLMNILLNAVQSIEGRGEIRISADADETAVYLSVQDNGCGMDEAALQQVFSPFFTTKEKGTGLGMAVSQKIVDGHGGAITADSAPGTGTRIVIQLPRAE; from the coding sequence ATGAAACCTCCACAAACCGACGTAGAGGCGCTTGCGCAGGCGCTGGACCTCTTCACGCGAACGACAGCCAGCATGGAAGAGGCCTACCGCCACTTGCAGCAGCGCGTCACCAATCTCGACCAGGAACTCGCCACCAAGAACCTCCAGCTGGCCCTGACCACCGATTATCTGTCAAATCTGCTGGAGAGTATCACCGATGGGGTGATTGCGGTGGACATGGCGGAGCACATCACCCGGTACAACCGGGCGGCCCGGGTTGTACTCGGTTTTGAGGCGGATGAGGTGGTCGGTCGCCCGTTTCGGGAGGTTTTCGGGCGTTCGTTTCACGCGCCCAGCATGCCGGGCGCGATGGAGCTCATTTCCCGAAGTGGGAGGCGGGTTCCCGTGAGTGAGAAGGATTCCGTTATAGCGGATCGGGACGGACACCGGCTGGGGTATGTGAAGACCTTCCAGGATTTGAGCGAATTGAGCGCGCTCCGGGAGCAGGTGCGTCAGATTGATCGGCTTGCGGCGATCGGCGAGATGGCGGCGACGGTGGCGCACGAGATCCGAAACCCTCTCGGCGGAATTCGCGGTTTTGCATCGTTTTTGGCGCAGGATACACCGGAGGACGATCCCCGACATCGATTGGTCCAGAAAATCCTCGCGGGCGTCGGCAGCCTGGAGAAAGTGGTCAGCGGACTGCTGGAATACACGCGTCCCGTGGAGTTGAAGCTCGCCCCGGCGTCCTGCGCGGCGATCGCCCACGCGGCGATGCGCTATATGGAATACGATCCGGCGCGAATCACGATCTTCACTGAAGTCGATCCGGACTTGCGGGTGCTGGCGGACGCGGACCGGATCCGCCAGGTTTTGATGAACATTCTGCTGAACGCGGTGCAGAGCATTGAGGGGCGGGGCGAGATCCGGATCAGCGCGGACGCGGACGAGACGGCGGTGTACCTTTCGGTACAGGACAATGGATGCGGCATGGACGAGGCGGCGCTCCAGCAGGTATTTTCGCCGTTTTTCACGACGAAGGAGAAGGGGACGGGCCTGGGGATGGCGGTGTCGCAGAAGATCGTGGACGGGCATGGCGGGGCCATCACGGCGGACAGCGCGCCGGGAACGGGAACCCGGATCGTGATCCAGCTGCCCCGCGCGGAGTAA
- a CDS encoding sigma-54-dependent Fis family transcriptional regulator, whose amino-acid sequence MDTPKAKYRLLVIDDESLMREYVEEALVRAGYTVDTASNGADGVALFDAHQHDVVVTDLKMTPMDGLQVLQAIEERKTQSRVIVMTAYGTIETAISALKGGAADYILKPFTPDVLEVAVSRALEHQRLARENQYLREELNVRYHAAAMVGNSQGMRRVHDEIGKVANSRATILIRGASGTGKELVARAIHHGGGRAEKPFVKVNCAALSAGILESELFGHEKGAFTGAHDRKIGRFELADGGTLLLDEVSEINVELQAKLLRALQEREIERVGGTRTIPVDTRIVATSNRDLEAAVREGKFREDLFFRLNVITIELPPLRERREDVPRLAEHFLQVFNRENGRRIQGFTEAARDALLAYAWPGNVRELQNAIERAVVLARGEWLTPDDFQFNTAGLLAGGRENGGGLAPGTTVAEMERALIFKTLEHCDQNRTRASELLGISVRTLRNKLKEYQDAGIEPRMDAN is encoded by the coding sequence ATGGACACTCCCAAGGCGAAATACCGGTTGCTGGTGATTGACGACGAGTCGTTGATGCGTGAATACGTCGAAGAGGCCCTGGTTCGGGCGGGCTACACCGTCGACACGGCCTCGAATGGCGCGGACGGCGTGGCGCTGTTTGACGCGCACCAGCACGACGTGGTGGTGACGGATTTGAAGATGACCCCGATGGACGGGCTTCAGGTGCTTCAGGCGATCGAGGAGCGTAAGACGCAGTCGCGGGTTATCGTGATGACGGCGTACGGCACGATCGAAACCGCCATCAGCGCGCTCAAGGGCGGGGCGGCGGATTACATTCTGAAACCGTTCACGCCCGACGTGCTCGAAGTGGCGGTAAGCCGGGCGCTGGAGCACCAGCGGCTGGCGCGAGAGAACCAGTACCTCCGGGAGGAGCTGAACGTTCGGTACCATGCGGCGGCGATGGTGGGGAACAGCCAGGGCATGCGCCGGGTGCATGACGAAATCGGCAAAGTCGCCAACAGCCGCGCAACCATCCTGATTCGCGGCGCGAGCGGCACGGGCAAGGAGCTTGTCGCCCGAGCGATCCACCACGGGGGCGGGCGCGCGGAGAAGCCTTTTGTGAAGGTGAACTGTGCGGCGCTGTCGGCGGGGATCCTGGAAAGCGAGCTTTTCGGTCACGAGAAGGGCGCGTTTACCGGGGCGCACGACCGGAAGATCGGGCGTTTTGAACTGGCGGATGGCGGGACGCTGCTGCTCGACGAGGTGAGCGAGATCAACGTGGAGTTGCAGGCGAAATTGTTGCGCGCGCTGCAGGAGCGGGAAATCGAGCGCGTGGGCGGCACGCGGACGATCCCGGTGGACACCCGCATCGTCGCGACGTCCAACCGCGATCTGGAGGCGGCGGTGCGCGAGGGGAAGTTCCGGGAGGACCTGTTTTTCCGGCTCAATGTGATCACGATTGAATTGCCGCCGTTGCGGGAGCGCCGGGAGGACGTCCCGCGCCTGGCCGAGCATTTTCTGCAGGTTTTCAACCGGGAGAACGGGCGCCGGATCCAGGGCTTTACAGAGGCGGCGCGCGACGCGCTGCTGGCGTATGCGTGGCCGGGGAATGTGCGTGAATTGCAGAACGCGATTGAGCGGGCGGTGGTGCTGGCGCGGGGGGAGTGGCTCACGCCGGACGATTTTCAGTTTAATACGGCGGGGCTGCTGGCCGGGGGGCGGGAGAATGGCGGCGGGTTGGCTCCGGGGACGACGGTGGCGGAGATGGAGCGCGCCTTGATCTTCAAGACGCTGGAGCATTGCGATCAGAACCGGACGCGCGCGTCGGAATTGTTGGGGATCAGCGTCCGGACGTTGCGGAACAAGCTGAAGGAGTATCAGGACGCCGGGATTGAACCGCGAATGGACGCGAATTGA
- a CDS encoding helix-turn-helix transcriptional regulator, producing METMDAIGALQSLAQETRLAVFRLLVRAGHGGMTAGDIAGALDVPGPTLSFHLKHLCHAGLITCRRDGRSLWYRVEFEQVRLLLAYLMEDCCQGNPAVCGDGALLCGISPGNDGDEHGGCC from the coding sequence ATGGAAACTATGGATGCGATAGGCGCGCTGCAGAGTCTGGCGCAGGAGACGCGGCTGGCGGTGTTTCGGCTGCTGGTGCGGGCGGGTCACGGCGGTATGACGGCGGGCGACATTGCGGGCGCGCTGGATGTTCCGGGGCCGACGCTTTCGTTTCATCTGAAGCACCTTTGTCATGCGGGGCTGATTACGTGTCGCCGGGACGGGCGGTCGCTGTGGTATCGCGTGGAGTTCGAGCAGGTGCGTCTGTTGCTGGCGTATCTGATGGAAGATTGTTGCCAGGGGAATCCGGCGGTATGCGGCGATGGCGCGCTGTTGTGCGGGATTTCGCCGGGAAACGATGGAGACGAACATGGCGGATGCTGCTGA
- a CDS encoding arsenate reductase ArsC gives MADAAEKLKVLFLCTGNSCRSQMAEGWARALKGNEIEAYSAGIETHGLNPNAVRVMAEAGVDISGHQSQHLDELKHVSFDYVVTVCGHAHETCPVFPAGARVVHAGFDDPPKLAKDAKTEAELLAPYRRVRDEIKAYVAGLPQAFEEI, from the coding sequence ATGGCGGATGCTGCTGAAAAACTGAAGGTGCTGTTTCTCTGCACGGGGAATTCGTGCCGCAGCCAGATGGCGGAGGGTTGGGCGCGGGCGCTGAAGGGCAACGAAATCGAGGCGTATTCCGCGGGCATTGAGACGCACGGGCTGAATCCGAATGCGGTGCGGGTGATGGCGGAGGCGGGGGTGGACATTTCGGGTCACCAGAGCCAGCACCTGGACGAATTGAAGCATGTTTCGTTCGATTATGTGGTGACGGTTTGCGGCCACGCGCACGAGACGTGTCCGGTGTTTCCGGCGGGCGCGCGGGTGGTGCATGCCGGGTTTGACGATCCGCCGAAGCTGGCGAAGGACGCGAAGACGGAAGCGGAACTGCTTGCGCCGTACCGGCGTGTGCGGGATGAAATCAAGGCGTACGTAGCGGGCCTGCCCCAGGCTTTTGAGGAGATCTGA
- the arsM gene encoding arsenite methyltransferase, giving the protein MSDAQAIRETVRAGYGAIAEGGGSCCGPATNCCGGVTADAATELAAAVGYDLEDLSALPEGANLGLSCGNPTALAALKAGEVVLDLGSGGGFDVFIAGRKVGPGGRAIGVDMTPAMLDRARKNIAGYRERTGLDNVEFRLGEIEHLPLPDESVDVVISNCVINLSPDKPQVWREIARVLKPGGRVAVSDIALLKPLPAEVVAMAEALIGCIAGAVTVAETARMAEAAGLERIALDPKSAYVDAMMDSVQDFSYREMMAHLPEGAKASDFVVSLGVSAVKPGGAEACCGPGCC; this is encoded by the coding sequence ATGAGTGATGCGCAAGCGATTCGAGAGACGGTCCGCGCGGGTTATGGCGCGATTGCCGAGGGCGGCGGATCGTGCTGCGGCCCGGCGACGAACTGCTGCGGCGGCGTAACGGCGGATGCCGCGACGGAGCTGGCGGCGGCGGTGGGCTATGACCTGGAGGATTTGAGCGCGCTGCCGGAGGGCGCCAACCTGGGCCTTTCCTGCGGGAACCCGACGGCGCTGGCGGCATTGAAGGCGGGCGAGGTGGTGCTCGACCTGGGCAGCGGCGGCGGCTTTGACGTGTTTATCGCGGGCCGCAAGGTGGGGCCCGGCGGCCGGGCGATCGGCGTGGACATGACGCCGGCGATGCTGGATCGCGCGCGGAAGAACATCGCCGGCTATCGCGAGCGGACGGGCCTGGACAACGTGGAGTTCCGGCTGGGCGAAATCGAGCACCTGCCGCTTCCGGATGAATCGGTGGATGTGGTTATCTCCAATTGCGTTATTAATCTGTCGCCGGACAAGCCCCAGGTGTGGCGCGAGATCGCGCGCGTGCTCAAGCCCGGCGGGCGCGTGGCCGTGAGCGACATCGCGCTGCTGAAACCGCTGCCCGCGGAGGTGGTGGCCATGGCCGAGGCTCTGATCGGGTGCATTGCGGGCGCGGTGACCGTGGCGGAGACGGCGCGGATGGCGGAGGCGGCTGGGCTGGAGCGCATTGCGCTGGATCCGAAGAGCGCGTATGTGGACGCGATGATGGATTCGGTGCAGGATTTCTCCTACCGCGAGATGATGGCGCACCTGCCGGAAGGCGCGAAGGCGAGCGATTTTGTGGTGAGCCTCGGTGTGAGCGCGGTGAAGCCGGGCGGCGCGGAAGCGTGCTGCGGGCCGGGTTGCTGCTGA
- the arsB gene encoding ACR3 family arsenite efflux transporter, translated as MGCSTVPAPSTGQAMGIFERYLTVWVGLCIAGGIVLGKVAPGVASTLDGLSINVNGAPVVSIPIAVCLFFMMYPIMVKIDFASVVRAGKSGKPVLLTLFINWGIKPFTMYGIAALFLGVLFRGFIGEDATDLVKMPFGLDLPVGAEYGSGVVVLHEGAKMLQVPLWRSYLAGCILLGIAPCTAMVLVWGFLSRGNDGLTLVMVAINSLTMLVLYGVLGGFLLGVGRLPVPWQALLLSIGAYVALPLVAGYFSRRWIIAAKGEAWFKEKFLHVLTPITIVALLVTLVLLFSFKGEVILENPLTILWIAIPLFIQTVAIFALGYFLAWTLKLRYEDAAPAAMIGASNHFEVAIATAVMLFGLSSGAALATVVGVLIEVPLMLMLVRFCLRTRGAFGPGGD; from the coding sequence ATGGGTTGCTCCACCGTACCGGCCCCGAGCACGGGCCAGGCCATGGGTATTTTTGAACGTTACCTGACCGTATGGGTGGGGCTGTGCATTGCCGGCGGGATTGTGCTGGGGAAGGTGGCGCCGGGTGTCGCCTCGACGCTTGACGGTCTGTCTATCAACGTGAATGGCGCGCCGGTCGTCTCGATTCCGATTGCGGTCTGCCTGTTTTTCATGATGTACCCGATCATGGTGAAGATTGACTTCGCCAGCGTGGTGCGGGCGGGGAAATCCGGCAAGCCCGTGCTGCTCACGTTGTTCATCAACTGGGGCATCAAGCCGTTTACGATGTACGGCATCGCCGCGCTGTTTCTCGGGGTGCTGTTTCGCGGGTTCATCGGCGAAGACGCCACGGATCTGGTGAAGATGCCGTTCGGGCTTGACCTGCCGGTCGGGGCGGAGTACGGTTCGGGCGTGGTCGTGCTGCACGAGGGGGCGAAGATGCTACAGGTCCCGCTGTGGCGCAGCTACCTGGCGGGCTGTATTCTGCTCGGCATTGCGCCCTGCACGGCGATGGTGCTGGTTTGGGGTTTCCTCTCGCGCGGCAATGACGGGCTGACCCTGGTCATGGTGGCCATCAACTCGCTGACCATGCTGGTGCTCTACGGCGTGCTGGGCGGTTTTCTGCTGGGCGTGGGGCGGCTTCCGGTTCCGTGGCAGGCGCTGCTGCTTTCGATTGGGGCGTATGTCGCGCTGCCGCTGGTTGCGGGGTACTTCAGCCGCCGCTGGATCATCGCGGCGAAGGGGGAGGCGTGGTTCAAGGAGAAATTCCTGCACGTGCTGACGCCGATCACCATTGTGGCGCTCCTGGTGACGCTTGTGCTGCTTTTTTCTTTCAAGGGTGAAGTGATCCTTGAAAACCCGCTGACGATCCTCTGGATTGCGATCCCGCTTTTCATCCAGACTGTGGCCATTTTCGCGCTGGGCTATTTTCTGGCATGGACGCTTAAGCTGCGTTACGAAGACGCCGCGCCGGCCGCCATGATTGGCGCGTCGAACCACTTTGAAGTCGCGATAGCGACCGCTGTGATGCTTTTCGGGCTTTCGAGCGGGGCCGCACTGGCGACGGTGGTGGGGGTGCTTATTGAAGTGCCGTTGATGCTGATGCTCGTACGTTTCTGTCTGCGCACGCGGGGGGCCTTCGGTCCGGGCGGAGATTGA
- a CDS encoding EscU/YscU/HrcU family type III secretion system export apparatus switch protein, whose product MKEPRENLPKAVALRYNAGEDDAPRVIAKGQGKIADRILEIARAEGIHIEQDPDLVGLLAKLDLNSPVPEELYQAVAEVLAFVYRMNRNYGR is encoded by the coding sequence ATGAAGGAACCCCGCGAAAACCTCCCGAAAGCCGTCGCCCTCCGCTACAACGCCGGCGAGGACGACGCCCCCCGCGTCATCGCCAAGGGCCAGGGAAAAATCGCCGATCGCATCCTCGAAATCGCCCGCGCCGAAGGCATCCACATCGAGCAGGACCCCGACCTCGTCGGCCTCCTCGCCAAACTCGATCTCAACAGCCCCGTCCCCGAAGAGCTTTACCAGGCCGTCGCCGAAGTCCTCGCCTTCGTCTACCGTATGAACCGAAACTACGGGCGCTGA
- a CDS encoding flagellar hook-length control protein FliK, which translates to MLTGGHLPAPVFVTPAPPHAALYTGQTHSALIRLLDGALVAHTGPLSIPIPPDSGLREGQRVILTVRAAANGVQIEIRPVAPHAAPTATATSAQATAATSPGAAPAATTLSGAIQPVLEALGRTDLAPRIPAVLPPALPATAQAIEPVVRALLADRGAAQALGQFQQVLAALQPEGVLPPDLAASVTRWLGLDSDRPAAWRALLDQARAEHHAAARIARAIASPAARAELAALRDSAASLAQRLLDDPAFRALATERGQLQNFQEAANRLAEHTRGADLQNLRSLDQPYQFLSLPVRESGGFFRADLHLFGEGGAQGRGRRGQPAQAILDLDTTRLGPLWVALRAAGTHCACHIRAADPGVAAHLAESAPALREALATAGYPDADVTVEAGDGDRIEALIHLLAPYQKLDLEG; encoded by the coding sequence ATGCTGACCGGCGGCCACCTGCCGGCCCCGGTTTTCGTAACCCCGGCGCCCCCCCACGCCGCACTCTACACCGGCCAGACCCACAGCGCCCTGATCCGGCTCCTCGACGGCGCCCTCGTCGCCCACACCGGCCCGCTCTCCATCCCGATCCCGCCGGATAGCGGTTTGCGCGAAGGACAGCGCGTCATCCTCACCGTGCGCGCCGCCGCCAACGGCGTACAGATCGAAATCCGCCCCGTCGCGCCCCACGCCGCGCCAACCGCAACCGCAACCAGCGCACAGGCCACCGCCGCGACCTCACCAGGAGCCGCCCCCGCCGCCACCACCCTGAGCGGCGCCATCCAGCCCGTGCTGGAGGCCCTCGGCAGAACCGACCTGGCGCCGCGCATTCCCGCCGTGCTCCCGCCCGCGCTCCCCGCGACAGCCCAGGCCATCGAGCCGGTCGTCCGCGCGCTGCTGGCGGACCGGGGCGCCGCGCAGGCCCTGGGACAGTTCCAGCAGGTGTTGGCCGCCCTCCAGCCGGAAGGCGTGCTCCCCCCGGACCTCGCCGCATCGGTGACGCGCTGGCTCGGCCTCGACTCGGATCGCCCCGCGGCCTGGCGCGCGCTGCTCGATCAGGCCCGCGCCGAACACCACGCCGCCGCGCGAATCGCCCGCGCGATCGCGAGCCCCGCCGCGCGCGCGGAACTCGCCGCCTTGCGGGATTCCGCCGCGTCGCTGGCCCAGCGCCTGCTCGATGACCCCGCGTTTCGCGCCCTCGCCACCGAACGCGGACAGCTACAGAATTTTCAAGAAGCGGCAAACCGCCTCGCCGAACACACCCGCGGGGCCGACCTGCAAAACCTCCGCAGCCTCGATCAACCCTACCAGTTCCTTTCGCTCCCCGTGCGGGAATCCGGCGGATTCTTCCGCGCCGACCTCCACCTCTTCGGCGAAGGCGGAGCGCAAGGGCGGGGCCGGCGCGGGCAGCCCGCCCAGGCCATCCTGGATCTCGATACCACCCGCCTCGGGCCCCTCTGGGTCGCCCTGCGCGCCGCCGGAACGCATTGCGCCTGTCACATTCGCGCGGCTGACCCCGGCGTCGCCGCCCACCTGGCGGAATCCGCGCCCGCCCTCCGGGAAGCCCTCGCCACGGCGGGCTACCCGGATGCGGACGTCACCGTGGAAGCCGGGGACGGAGACCGCATCGAGGCGCTCATACACCTGCTCGCGCCCTACCAGAAACTGGACCTCGAAGGATGA